A single genomic interval of Vicinamibacterales bacterium harbors:
- a CDS encoding SDR family NAD(P)-dependent oxidoreductase — protein MKRGMRMFGLEGKVAAIVGAASGIGEAVAMGCARHGAVVHCLDINGEGAAKVAETARQEGLTTNASALDITDAEAVDATFHRIVEEHNHLDIVICTPSINVRKSLLNYTSEEFDAVIGLNLKGSFNVLRAAAKPMTVHGGGSIILFSSIRSQVVEPGQSVYAATKAGIVQLARAAATELGPSGIRVNAIAPGIVETPLTVPIKANDDWYAAYASKSVLQRWALPNEMVGPSIFLASDASSYVTGTVLFVDGGWTAADGRFVPPGM, from the coding sequence GTGAAACGAGGCATGCGAATGTTTGGACTCGAAGGAAAAGTCGCTGCCATAGTCGGGGCCGCCTCGGGCATCGGTGAAGCCGTGGCAATGGGATGCGCTCGGCACGGAGCAGTGGTGCATTGTCTCGATATTAACGGCGAAGGTGCAGCCAAGGTAGCAGAGACAGCACGACAAGAGGGACTGACCACCAATGCTTCAGCGCTGGATATCACTGACGCCGAGGCCGTGGACGCAACTTTTCATCGCATCGTTGAGGAACACAACCATCTCGACATTGTGATCTGTACTCCTAGTATTAACGTGCGTAAGTCACTGCTTAACTACACCTCTGAGGAGTTTGACGCTGTAATCGGACTCAATTTGAAGGGGAGCTTCAACGTGCTCCGCGCCGCAGCCAAACCGATGACGGTGCATGGGGGTGGTAGCATCATTCTTTTTTCGTCGATCCGATCGCAGGTGGTCGAGCCTGGACAGTCGGTCTACGCAGCGACTAAGGCCGGCATCGTGCAACTAGCGCGCGCTGCGGCTACCGAACTGGGTCCCTCCGGGATAAGGGTTAATGCGATCGCTCCGGGAATCGTTGAAACCCCACTCACTGTGCCCATAAAGGCCAACGATGATTGGTATGCTGCCTACGCCTCAAAGAGCGTCCTTCAACGTTGGGCGTTACCCAACGAAATGGTCGGTCCTTCAATCTTCTTGGCCTCCGACGCGTCTAGCTACGTAACTGGTACAGTGCTTTTCGTCGACGGTGGCTGGACAGCAGCCGACGGGCGGTTCGTCCCGCCGGGAATGTGA
- a CDS encoding NAD(P)H-dependent oxidoreductase, with product MYLVVSCSLRPASRSRILARRAYERLTTAGHEAELIDLVDHPLPLCDGNNSCDAEHVAKLDTLIRNAQGVLIGTPVYNYDASAATKNLVELTGQAWMNKVVGFLCAAGGSGSYMSVMSLANSLMLDFRCLVIPRFVYATKEAFTEGRVSDSQVDDRIQELAETLTRLSKAIV from the coding sequence ATGTATCTTGTCGTCAGTTGTAGCCTTCGGCCCGCCAGTAGATCGCGCATTCTCGCCCGACGAGCGTACGAACGCCTGACGACTGCCGGACACGAAGCCGAACTTATCGACCTAGTTGACCATCCGCTCCCGCTCTGCGACGGGAACAACAGTTGCGACGCGGAGCATGTAGCTAAACTTGACACACTTATCCGAAATGCCCAGGGCGTGCTCATCGGAACCCCTGTGTACAACTACGACGCGAGTGCCGCCACTAAGAACCTGGTTGAGTTAACAGGCCAAGCTTGGATGAATAAAGTTGTCGGATTCCTGTGCGCCGCTGGTGGCAGTGGAAGCTACATGTCGGTTATGAGTCTAGCAAATAGCTTGATGCTGGATTTTCGCTGCCTAGTGATCCCACGATTCGTTTATGCGACGAAGGAAGCATTCACCGAAGGGAGGGTCAGCGACAGCCAAGTAGACGATCGGATTCAGGAATTGGCCGAAACGCTAACACGTCTGTCCAAGGCGATCGTCTAA
- a CDS encoding alpha/beta hydrolase, which yields MRQCLFALMAVLILVPSLASSQALEIAVERDLIYGRVEGAALLADIGYPDGQNGLPAIIYVHGGRWRAGSRTGRNALDVEQWAGFGYFAMTIDYRLVGGSPAPAPYLDLLCAIRWVHAHADEYGIDSDNVYLIGNSAGGHLVALAATLGEGSFDRVGGWSDARSDIRGVISAAGPYELNTLSWGDLWTPAGGDVHAARRLASPIHQITENTKPILIIHSDDDQSVPIQQAVQMADALKAKNVRHEFVHYVDRGHMAITDEVITETRDFIKAIGGT from the coding sequence ATGCGTCAGTGTCTGTTTGCTTTGATGGCAGTGCTCATCTTGGTGCCGTCCCTCGCATCGTCGCAAGCCCTAGAAATTGCAGTGGAGCGAGATCTTATCTATGGACGTGTTGAGGGGGCAGCCTTGCTGGCCGACATCGGCTATCCCGATGGGCAGAACGGGTTACCTGCGATCATCTATGTCCATGGTGGTCGGTGGCGAGCAGGTTCACGCACCGGACGAAACGCTCTTGATGTTGAGCAGTGGGCTGGGTTCGGCTATTTTGCGATGACGATTGACTATCGGCTGGTGGGAGGCTCACCCGCACCAGCTCCTTACCTTGATTTGTTGTGTGCGATTCGATGGGTGCACGCGCACGCTGACGAATATGGGATCGACTCAGATAATGTGTATTTGATTGGTAATTCTGCAGGTGGGCACTTGGTCGCGTTAGCAGCAACGCTCGGCGAGGGGTCGTTTGATCGGGTGGGTGGATGGAGTGATGCTCGGAGTGACATTCGCGGCGTGATCAGTGCAGCTGGACCTTACGAGCTAAACACTCTGTCCTGGGGGGATTTATGGACACCGGCCGGGGGCGACGTCCACGCTGCTAGACGCCTTGCTTCACCGATTCACCAGATCACCGAGAACACTAAACCCATCTTGATTATCCATTCAGACGATGATCAATCTGTCCCGATACAGCAAGCCGTTCAGATGGCAGATGCCCTCAAGGCTAAGAATGTTCGCCACGAGTTTGTGCACTATGTGGATCGCGGCCATATGGCGATCACTGACGAAGTGATTACAGAAACGAGGGACTTCATCAAGGCGATCGGTGGGACGTAA
- a CDS encoding Type 1 glutamine amidotransferase-like domain-containing protein, whose product MGRGGVIGGSSAGATIQGSYLARGDTATNTVMMGDHEVGLGFLRNVAIDQHLLRRNRQFDLLEVITAHPELLGIGLDENTAIIVQGDEFEVIGASYVVVYAAERQLDSGGQFYFLAPGDRYNLKAREATRPRQSASPIDRVVKEPWTPRR is encoded by the coding sequence TTGGGCCGTGGAGGAGTCATTGGTGGTTCGTCAGCCGGCGCCACGATTCAGGGGTCCTACCTGGCGAGAGGTGATACCGCGACGAACACAGTCATGATGGGGGATCACGAGGTCGGTTTGGGTTTTCTTCGTAACGTCGCTATTGATCAGCATTTACTCAGACGTAATAGGCAGTTTGACCTGCTCGAAGTGATTACGGCACATCCAGAGTTGCTTGGGATCGGTCTTGACGAGAACACCGCCATCATCGTACAGGGTGACGAGTTTGAGGTGATCGGCGCGAGCTATGTGGTGGTTTATGCCGCGGAACGTCAACTCGACTCGGGTGGTCAGTTCTACTTCCTGGCGCCAGGTGATCGATACAACTTGAAGGCTCGTGAAGCAACCCGGCCGCGACAGTCGGCGTCGCCAATCGATAGGGTGGTTAAGGAGCCGTGGACACCGCGTAGATAG